Proteins from one Mytilus galloprovincialis chromosome 11, xbMytGall1.hap1.1, whole genome shotgun sequence genomic window:
- the LOC143051527 gene encoding uncharacterized protein LOC143051527, translating to MEISDTTASNDENNARTDTETTSREDEFCIEDLLKHHDYNLRVDDIKDDENLISLENLEEFDILDDSLFTDDDTCITEDSTTDEDCTMKDNDDILNEDNDNIPLYDGANITLGAFMLLLALLFSQNNIVGEIIEQILTVIGLALPKGHKLCTTLYTFKKYFRNLKNPLIKHFYCSNCLLYLEDKAVAMCPNKMCNKVLTNSNKSYFLEISLDKQIQNFFSQESFYSKLQHRFQRNPTGYMDIYDGELYKSYCVNDGPLNSGDNLSFLLNTDGAPVFKSSKVAIWPLYLAINELPFKERMKTENMLLAGLWFGPSKPSMSTFLKPLNESLNIFSEGVICKSPERGSFMCKAYLLAITADLPAKSLLCNCVQFNGSYSCWRCKQKGETVSRGKGHTHAYPFQTEYPKGPARTRECIIRDSITAVGDKKTNTVNSHGIKGPSRLLLFPRFDIIKGITIDYMHGLLLGTQKLLIRLWFLPEFNGKPFNFTNSVIEVDNRLRKIKPTMSITRLPRSIQNDLKYWKASEYRSFLLFYGVTVLFGILDNTRFHHYMNFVSAIHILLKEGSTDEDLIRAEGMLFKFVENFGTLYGECFMTLNLHQILHLADSVRELGPLYTHSCFYFENKNGHMLKLIRGSQNIDNQIINGVSFVQKLPELKQKCILHGSEEEKIYKSILQSNALKKQKKIGDSTFVLGATFQKTFQQRELAALNNFLGYFPQTDNFNCFNRILFKNMLIYSSDYGRMINRNNSTIQFKVRENVCFGQVATFVELFGTFIAFVKILECRNYNPKSHVLSVLKTDSFCVVPLVDIISSCMFIDLTETSSGCAYVCLFPNSLETD from the exons ATGGAAATTTCAGACACCACGGCTTCAAATGAT GAAAACAATGCAAGAACAGACACAGAGACCACAAGCAGGGAAGATGAATTCTGTATTGAAGATCTGCTGAAACATCATGATTACAATTTAAGGGTTGATGATATCAAGGATGATGAAAATcttatttcccttgaaaatttggaagaattTGATATACTTGATGACTCATTGTTCACAGATGATGATACATGCATTACTGAAGACAGCACAACTGATGAAGATTGCACTATGAAAGATAATGATGACATATTAAATGAAGATAATGACAATATCCCTTTATATGATGGTGCAAATATTACATTAGGGGCATTTATGTTGTTACTTGCTTTATTGTTCTCACAAAACAACATAGTAGGAGAGATTATTGAACAAATTTTAACAGTTATTGGATTAGCATTACCAAAGGGACACAAACTGTGCACAACACTCTATACTTTTAAGAAGTATTTCCGCAATCTTAAGAATCCTcttattaaacatttttattgttcAAATTGTCTACTTTATTTAGAAGACAAAGCAGTTGCAATGTGTCCGAACAAAATGTGCAACAAAGTACTGACAAATTCAAATAAATCGTATTTTCTGGAAATATCTCTGGATAAACAGATACAAAATTTCTTTTCTCAGGAATCATTTTATTCGAAATTGCAACACAGATTCCAAAGAAATCCTACTGGATACATGGATATTTATGATGGGGAGCTGTATAAATCATACTGTGTCAATGACGGTCCTTTGAACTCAGGTGACAatctttcatttttactaaatACAGATGGAGCGCCTGTTTTTAAAAGTAGTAAAGTTGCAATTTGGCCATTGTATCTAGCAATAAATGAACTCCCTTTCAAGGAAAGAATGAAAACTGAAAACATGCTTCTTGCAGGCTTATGGTTTGGACCAAGTAAACCATCTATGAGCACCTTCCTAAAACCCCTTAATGAGTCTTTGAATATCTTCAGTGAAGGTGTTATTTGTAAATCACCAGAACGAGGCAGTTTTATGTGTAAAGCATATTTATTGGCAATTACTGCTGATTTACCCGCCAAGAGTTTGCTGTGCAATTGCGTACAATTCAATGGATCGTATTCCTGTTGgagatgtaaacagaaaggtgaAACAGTCAGTAGAGGAAAAGGTCACACTCATGCATATCCTTTTCAAACAGAATATCCAAAAGGGCCTGCTAGAACGAGGGAATGTATCATTAGAGATTCAATCACTGCAGTAGGGGACAAAAAAACCAACACAGTAAATAGTCATGGAATAAAGGGGCCATCAAGATTATTACTTTTTCCAAGATTTGACATAATCAAAGGCATAACAATAGACTATATGCATGGTTTATTACTTGGTACACAAAAACTTTTGATACGATTATGGTTTTTACCAGAGTTTAATGGAAAACcctttaattttacaaattctgTCATTGAAGTAGACAATAGGCTTAGAAAAATCAAACCTACAATGTCAATAACTCGCCTACCTAGATCAATTCAAAATGACTTAAAATATTGGAAAGCATCTGAGTACAGATCATTCCTGTTGTTTTATGGTGTAACTGTTCTCTTTGGAATTCTGGACAACACGAGATTCCATCATTACATGAACTTTGTTAGTGCCATACACATCCTACTGAAAGAGGGATCTACTGATGAAGACCTAATTAGGGCAGAAGGAATGCTTTTCAAGTTTGTTGAAAACTTCGGAACATTATATGGAGAGTGTTTTATGACCTTGAACTTGCATCAAATTTTACACTTAGCTGATAGTGTAAGAGAACTTGGCCCCCTTTATACAcacagttgtttttattttgaaaataaaaatggacATATGCTGAAATTAATAAGGGGTAGTCAAAACATCGACAATCAGATAATTAATGGAGTTTCATTTGTTCAGAAACTACCAGAGCTTAAACAGAAGTGTATTCTACATGGATCAGAAGAAGAGAAGATTTATAAATCAATCTTGCAGTCCAATGCgctgaaaaaacaaaaaaaaattggtgaCAGCACTTTTGTACTTGGGGCAACATTCCAGAAAACTTTCCAACAGAGAGAACTTGCAGCACTGAACAATTTTCTTGGATATTTTCCACAAACAGACAATTTTAATTGTTTCAACAGAAtcctttttaaaaacatgttaatATATAGCTCAGATTATGGTAGAATGATAAACAGAAACAATTCTACAATTCAGTTTAAAGTCAGAGAAAATGTGTGTTTTGGCCAAGTCGCCACTTTTGTAGAATTATTTGGCACTTTTAttgcatttgttaaaattttagaaTGTCGAAATTACAACCCAAAAAGTCATGTTTTAAGTGTCCTGAAAACTGACTCCTTTTGTGTTGTGCCACTTGTGGATATTATATCAAGTTGTATGTTTATAGACCTAACTGAAACATCATCTGGATGTGCATATGTTTGTTTATTTCCAAATAGTTTGGAAACAGATTAA